The following proteins are encoded in a genomic region of Coffea eugenioides isolate CCC68of chromosome 6, Ceug_1.0, whole genome shotgun sequence:
- the LOC113774677 gene encoding thylakoid lumenal 16.5 kDa protein, chloroplastic: MARVLLSNANNLLPCFQSPSSSTPLTSLHLHKQIVRTHPTSCKSALLNQDSSSSCSVLTTKRSLSISLTTGFLFFLSGKGCSDANAAILEPDDDEELLEKVKKDRKKRLERQGVLNSAAQETGYLQELVYKLSRVGQAIEKNDLSTARSVLGQSSDTDWVQKVKSAFKKLSSSPEEKSEVETFSSALDSLISSVTKNDIEASKTAFVASASAFEKWTTLTGLVEKLKGL, translated from the exons ATGGCAAGAGTGCTGCTCTCAAATGCAAATAATCTCCTCCCATGCTTCCAATCACCATCTTCCTCAACACCGTTAACATCACTTCACCTTCACAAACAAATCGTTAGGACTCATCCCACCTCATGCAAGTCAGCACTATTGAATcaagattcttcttcttcttgttctgtTCTGACCACCAAGAGGAGCCTTTCCATTAGCCTCACAACAGGGTTCCTCTTCTTTCTCTCTGGGAAAGGTTGTTCTGATGCCAATGCAGCTATATTAGAACCGGATGATGATGAGGAGCTGTTGGAAAAGGTGAAGAAGGATAGAAAGAAGAGGCTTGAGAGACAGGGTGTCCTCAATTCAGCTGCTCAAGAGACAG GATACTTGCAAGAGCTCGTTTACAAGCTCAGCAGAGTAGGCCAGGCAATAGAGAAGAATGATCTTTCAACGGCTAGGTCAGTTCTTGGTCAAAGCAGTGATACTGATTGGGTACAAAAAGTTAAGTCAGCTTTCAAGAAG TTGAGCTCTAGCCCTGAGGAGAAATCCGAAGTAGAGACTTTTAGCTCCGCACTTGATTCTTTAATTTCATCAG TGACTAAGAATGATATTGAAGCATCTAAAACAGCATTTGTGGCATCAGCATCTGCTTTTGAAAAATGGACAACCTTAACAGGGTTGGTTGAAAAGCTTAAGGGGCTTTGA
- the LOC113774521 gene encoding methyl-CpG-binding domain-containing protein 10-like, whose protein sequence is MASSVEEANEFVCLELPAPSGWKKKFMLKKGGTPKKNEIIFTAPTGEEITSRKQLDQYLKTHPGGPPISEFDWGTGETPRRSARISEKAKATPPPERETPKKRSRKSSASKKDDKEKEAPEGSEAAQDVHMEEAEKSVKDTTGTVTEKDVAKEGQDEKGGETQTIETQATDKDAVKERENENKNETPATDCKAEDTEEQEKNVEAEVVDSKESQVGKVSDGSEDAKDKEKQQQIPPIEAEKEDGTGEGDKQVTGAEEKKQEVEAEEKVEQNSEANRSADGQSSLVSEKAEGGVIQNGDRAEVDKSKP, encoded by the exons ATGGCGAGCTCGGTTGAGGAAGCCAACGAATTCGTGTGCTTGGAACTCCCTGCTCCTTCTGGCTGGAAGAAAAAG TTTATGCTCAAAAAAGGAGGTACaccaaagaaaaatgaaatcataTTCACAGCCCCAACAGGAGAGGAGATCACCAGCAGGAAGCAATTGGACCAGTACCTCAAGACCCACCCTGGGGGTCCTCCAATATCAGAATTTGACTGGGGAACTGGTGAAACCCCAAGAAGATCAGCAAGGATCAGCGAGAAAGCAAAGGCAACTCCGCCACCAGAGAGAGAGACTCCGAAGAAAAGAAGCAGAAAATCTTCTGCTTCAAAGAAGGATGATAAGGAGAAAGAAGCTCCTGAAGGAAGTGAAGCAGCACAGGATGTCCACATGGAAGAAGCAGAAAAATCTGTGAAGGATACTACTGGTACAGTGACTGAGAAAGATGTTGCAAAGGAAGGTCAAGATGAGAAAGGGGGTGAAACCCAAACAATTGAAACTCAAGCCACTGATAAAGATGCTGTAAAGGAGAGAGAGAATGAAAACAAGAATGAGACCCCAGCTACAGATTGCAAAGCAGAAGATACTGAAGAGCAGGAGAAGAATGTTGAAGCTGAAGTGGTGGATTCTAAAGAGTCCCAGGTTGGGAAGGTATCTGATGGCTCTGAAGATGCCAAGGACAAAGAAAAACAACAGCAAATACCACCCATCGAAGCGGAGAAAGAGGATGGGACTGGAGAAGGAGACAAGCAGGTAACTGGTGCTgaagaaaagaagcaagaagTGGAAGCAGAAGAGAAAGTCGAGCAGAATAGTGAAGCAAACAGGAGCGCTGATGGGCAAAGTAGCTTGGTGAGCGAAAAGGCTGAGGGAGGTGTGATACAGAATGGCGATCGTGCAGAGGTTGACAAGTCCAAGCCTTGA